The DNA window TCAGCAGGAACGACGTCGCGTTCAGGTCCAGCCGCTTCGGCGGCTCGTCGGACGGTTCCGGTTCCTCCACGGGCACGGCCCCGTACTCCTCTTCGTAGCGCCGGATGACCTCGCCCACCGGCAGCCCCGGCCACAGCGTCGTCTCCCCGCTGTCCCGGGCGATCACCAGCCGGACCAGGCCGCCGTCCGACGTCGGACCGTCCTCGCGGTCCTCGGCCCACACCACGAAGCCCAGGTCGAACTCGCGGACCCGCACCTCCCGGTGCTGGTACGCCGGCACGTCACCGTTGGCCCAGCGCTCACCGCGCTCCTGCGCCTGCGCGAACGTCACCACCGCGCGCTCACCCCTCCACCGGGACGGCGTAGGCGAAGCCGCCGTCCACCATCAGGCCGGCGACCGTCTCCAGCTCCGGCGGACCACCCGCCAAGCGCGACAAAAACACGTCGAAGTCCTCACCACAGGGCAGCAGCAGCCGCTCCACCCGCTCCTGCACCGTCCAGCCGTCCCGGTCGCGCGCGTCGTCGTAGGGGCAGAACCACACCGAACCGATCGCCTCGCCCTTCACCTTGACGGCGAGCACGCCGCCCTGGGCGAATCCCACGCCCAGATAGTCCTTGGTGAAGTGGTCGCGCAGACACTTGTTGACGTAGACGAGGTCGTTCACGGCCGCCTCGTCGCGCACGGTGAAGAACGGCTGGTCGATCAGCAGGCCCAGCTCCGCGTCCAGCGCGGCGCCCACCGGGGCGCAGCCGCCCGCGGCCTTCAGGAACGCCCGGTACGCGCCCGGGAGGCGGTAGCCGAGGTCCTCCTCGACGCCCTGCACCTGTTCCTCGGTCACCGCGAGGTCCCGCTGCGGCAGCACGAAGTGCACCGGCCGGGTCTCCTGCAGCGGGCGCGTGCCCCGCTTGTCCTGGTCCACGGCGGCCGTCGCCAGCCCGCCGTGGTGCCGCAGCAGCGCCTTCACCTCCGCGGGCACCAGCTCCAGCCGGCGCGTGCCCACGACGTGGTGCCACGTCCAGCCGTGCGGCGTCGCCACCGAGGGCAGGCTGGCCCACAGCTCGTGGCCCGCGGCGTGCAGCGCCGCGTTCGCCGACACGTAGTCGGTCAGCCGCAGCTCGTCCACGCCGAAGCCCTCGGGCGGTTCCGCGATCTCCGCGGCCGCCCGTGCGTACGGCGAGAAGTCCGGACGGCCCTCGTCGTCCATCCGCACTCCCTTGGGATAGCGGCTGGCGCGGACCGGGTCCGGGAAGTGCACGACCTGCCCGGCGTAGGCCGCATTCGGTGGCGCGGCCTGCTGCCCGAGCCGACCTGTCGTCATGGCGGAAGCCCCCTGCTGACTGTGTGTCTCCGAAAGGCCCCGACGAACGCGGCGGTCGCCGCGAGTCACCGGACCCCCGTCCGGGCCACGGGGCGGCCCGGCCGGCCGGTGTCCCCATGGCCGAGAACACCCCGTGCGGCACAGCCTATGCGGTACCGCAAGGAGGGGACCGCGCCCCGGTCCGCCCGCACCGCCGCCGCCCGGCCGCCGGCCCGGCCGTCACGCCCCGTGAACCCCTCCCGGCCGCCGCACCGCCGGGCCCACCGGTCCGGTCATCCGACGCATGAACATCACACGGCGCCCCGCCAACCCCGACCTGACTTCCACACCTGCCGTCCCGTTTGGCAGTCTGATCCCCGCAACAGGGGGATTGCAGGGAGGGAAGAACCACCATGCACACGACTCAGGACCGACCGCCCGCCGACGACCACGGCACGGCGGCCTCCGGCGACCCCCGGCTCACCTGGAGCACGGAGGACGCCGACCGGCCCCCCGCCCTGCTGCACCGCCGCGACGGCATACTGCCCGCCGTGGCCGCCGCCCTCTCCGTCCGTGGAGAGACGCTGACCTGCACCGCGGGCAAGGCCGAGGTGCCTCCTGCGCTGCACCCGCTGGTCCAGGACTTCCTCGACACCCTCACCAGCGACCGGCGCGAGCGCTTCACCGGCCGCTGCCCCGAGGCGCTCCTCCTGACCCGCTTCCTCGGCGCCTTCGAGAGCGCGCGCAGCAAACGCGCCTCCCGCAAACCGCTGACCCACGGCGAGGCCCGGCGCGCCCTCAAGCACGCCAAGCTCACCGCCCGGCACATCCGTGAGGACGGCGACCCGCGGCACGGCGCGTACGCCCCGCCCTGCCGCTCCTGTACGGCGCTGCTGAGCCATTTCGGCGTACGCAGCGTCGACCCCGCCGCCCCCGCGAAGGCCTCCCCCGCCAAGGCCGCCATCTCCAAGGCCGCCACGAAGGCCTCCATCACCAAGGACAGGGGCTGACCGGCATGCGCGCCTTCGACCGCACCGCGGCCACCCGCTTCCCGGCCGCCGTGGACGCCGCCCTGCGCGAGGCCGGGTGGCAGCCCGGGCGCTGGGACATCAAGGCCGCCGAGAACTGGGCCGACGCCCTGCGCGCCCACACCTCCCCGGCCGGGCACCGGCACACCGTCTTCCCGGCCGCCGTCGAGGCCTGGGCGGAGTTCGGGGGCCTGCACATCGCCGGGACCGGGACCGGGCGGCACATCGCCCCCACGCCCTTCCACATCGACCCGCTGCACGGGCTCCACCTCGCGCGCACCGTCGCCGACCTGGGGCGCGCGCTGGGGGCCGAGGTGTGCCCGCTCGGGCAGGAGGCGGACGGGCAGGCGCTGCTCGCCATCGACGCCCACGGCCGCGTCTACAGCCTCGACCACACCGGCGACTGGTACCTCGGCTCGGACATCGACCACGCCATCGCCACGCTCGTCAACGGCACCCGGCCCTCGCGGCTGTCGGCGGGCATGGGACGCCGCTGACCGGAGCAACGCGAACCGGCCAAAGGCCGGGCGAGAACCGGCCTTGTTCGGAACCGGGCGCCGGTCAGGCCGGCGAGCCCCCGCTCTCCACGATCGCCGGGATCACCGCCGACACCCGGAAGCCGCCCGCGTCGGTGGCGCCCGACACGAAGACCCCGCCCAGCGCCGAGACCCGCTCGCGCATCCCCACCAGGCCGTTGCCGCCGCTCGGCAGGCCCGGTGCGGCGGCGCCGCCCTCCGACGGCCCGTTCTCCACCTGCAGCGCGACCTCGTCCTCGCGGTGCGCCACGCGCACGACGGCCTTCGCCCCCGGCGCGTGCTTGTGGACGTTGGTCAGCGCTTCCTGCACCACGCGGTACGCCGTGCTCTCCACCCGTGCGCCGTACGCACGCTCCACGCCCTCCACGGACAGCTCGACGGCCATGCCCGCCGCCCGCGACTGGCCGACGAGATCCTCCAGGCCGTCCAGACACGGACCGTCACCGGACGCAGGCTGCTCGCTCACGGGGGCGGCGGTCCCGCCCGCGGCACCGGCGCCCACGCCCGCGGTCACCCGCGCCGAGGCCGCCGCCGCGACCTCCGCCAGCCGCCGCGAGTCCGCCGCCGAGGACGCCTCCGGCACCATGCCCTCGGAGGAGGTCCGCAGCACGCCGAGCATCTCCCGCAGCTCCGTCAGCGCCTGCCGGCCCATGTCGCCCACCAGGCCCGCGTTCCGCGACGCCTTCTCGGGGTCCTTCAGGGCCACCGCCTGCAGCGCGGCCGCGTGGACGACCATCAGCGACACCCGGTGGGCCACCACGTCGTGCATCTCGCGCGCGATCCGCGTGCGCTCCTCGTTGCGCGCCCACACCGCGCGCTCCTCGGCCCGCTCCGCGAGCAGCGACAGCTCGCGCTCCAGGCCGTCCGCGCGTTCCCGCAGGCTCTCCACGAGCCGCCGCCGCGCCCCCACGTAGAGCCCCAGGAGCACGGGCGGCGCCGTGAGCCCCAGCGCCACCAGCGACGCGAAGAACAGCATCATCCAGGGGCCCGGCTGGTACCCCTCCCCGGCGGCTATGTCGCGCTGGAACTTGATGAACGTCACGAGGAAGGTCCCCGCCACCGACACCCCGGCGAGGACGACGGTCAGCCGGCGCGGCACGTCCGACGCGGCCAGCGTGTACAGGCCGACGATGCCGAGCAGGAAGCCCAGCTCGGCCGGTGTGATCGCGATGCCCAGCAGCACCACGGCCACCGGCCACCGGCGCCGGAACAGCAGCGTGCCGCCGACGAGCGCACCCACCACGACGGCGAGCGCCACCGGGCCCCCGTGCTCGTCCGCGAATCCCGCGCCCTCCGCCGCGCACTCCAGGGCGGACACCAGCGCCAGCACGACGTCGAGCACCATGCTGCGCCGCCGCGCCCACCACCAAGGCCCGTCCGGCGCGCCGCGCACGCCCGCCTCCGCGTTTGCCCCCGTTGTGGTCATACCACCCAGACTACGGAAGCCCGCCACCCCATTTCCTGCCCGTTCCCGCCCTCGCGGCCCGGCCGACGTGCCCGGCACCGTCGCGTCGACGGGCGGCCGTACGGCATAGTGTTGGCTGCAAGCGCGTCCGATCAAGTGAATCGGGCATCACGGGCGAACCATCCCGGGTCGTCTAATGGCAGGACAAATGATTTTGGTTCATTGAATGAGGGTTCGATTCCTTCCCCGGGAGCTGGATGTACGGGTCTCGACCGCCGGGTCGGGACCCGCCCGCGTTTCAGCAGTAAAACGCACCGGTATCCTTCGGATGTCCACCACCCGAAGCCGAAGGGCACACCCGTGAGCGCCAACCGCCCGGCAGCCGTCGTCGTTCTCGCAGCGGGTGAGGGCACCCGCATGAAGTCGGCGACCCCCAAGGTCCTGCACGCCATCTGCGGACGTTCCCTCGTCGGCCACGTCGTCGCCGCCTCCCGCGAGCTGGACCCCGAGCACCTCGTCGTGATCGTCGGGCACGCACGCGAGCAGGTCTCCGCACACCTCGCACAGATCGACCCCGAGGTCCGCACCGCCGTCCAGTACGAGCAGAACGGCACCGGCCACGCCGTGCGCATGGGCCTCGAGGAGCTGTCGAACAGCGGCATCGCCCTCGACGGGACCGTGGTCGTCGTCTGCGGCGACACCCCGCTGCTGACCGGCGCCACGCTCAAGACCCTCAGCGACACCCACGCCGCCGACGGCAACGCCGTCACCGTGCTGTCCGCCGAGGTCCCCGACGCGACGGGCTACGGGCGGATCGTCCGCGACGACAGCGGCGCCGTGACCGCGATCGTCGAGCACAAGGACGCCACGGAGGGGCAGCGCGCGATCCGGGAGATCAACTCCGGGGTGTTCGCGTTCGACGCCCAGCTGCTGACGGACGCGCTCGGCAAGGTGCGCACGGACAACAGCCAGGGCGAGGAGTACCTGACCGACGTCCTGGGCATCCTGCGCGAGGCCGGGCACCGCGTCGGCGCCGCGGTCGCCGGCGATCACCGGGAGATCCTGGGGATCAACAACCGCGTCCAGCTCGCCGAGGCCCGCAGACTGCTCAACGAGCGGCTGCTGCACGCGGCGATGATGAGCGGCGTGACGGTCGTGGACCCGGCGTCGACCTGGATCGACGTCACCGTCACCTTCGAGCCCGACGTGCTCGTCCACCCCGGCACCCAGCTGACCGGCGCCACCAGCCTGGCCACCGGCAGCGAGGTCGGGCCGAACACGCGCCTGGCGGACACCGCCGTGGGCGCCGGCGCCCGCGTCGACAACACCGTCGCGGACTCGGCGCTGATCGGCGAGGGCGCGACCGTCGGCCCGTTCGCCTACCTGCGCCCGGGGACGAAGCTCGGCCCGAAGTCGAAGGCCGGCGCGTACGTCGAGATGAAGAACGCCGAGATCGGCGAGGGCACCAAGGTGCCGCACCTGTCGTACGTCGGTGACGCGACGATCGGCGAGTACTCCAACATCGGCGCGGCGAGCGTCTTCGTGAACTACGACGGTGTGAACAAGCACCACACGACGATCGGCTCGCACTGCCGCACCGGATCGGACAACATGTTTGTGGCTCCGGTCACGATCGGGGACGGCGCGTACACCGCCGCCGGCTCGGTCATCACCAAGGATGTGCCCCCGGGTTCGCTGGCCGTCGCACGTGGACAGCAGCGGAATATCGAGGGCTGGGTGGCACGTAAGCGCCCGGGAAGCGCAGCCGCACAGGCCGCTTCCGCCGCTCGCCGGGAGACCGACGGCGAGCAGTGACCGTGACACGGGTGCGCCGTGCGGGGCGTACCGTGATAAGCGCACACAAAGCGACATCCAAGGAGACTGTGCTGTGACCGGGATCAAGACGACCGGCGAGAAGAAGCTGATGCTCTTCTCCGGCCGCGCCCACCCCGAGCTTGCCGAGGAGGTCGCGCACCAGCTGGGCGTCGGCCTGGTCCCGACCAAGGCATTCGACTTCGCCAACGGCGAGATCTACGTCCGCTTCCAGGAGTCGGCACGTGGCGCGGACTGCTTCCTGATGCAGAGCCACACGGCTCCCATCAACAAGTGGGTCATGGAGCAGCTGATCATGATCGACGCGCTGAAGCGCGCGTCGGCCCGCTCCATCACCGTGGTCGTGCCGTTCTACGGCTACGCCCGCCAGGACAAGAAGCACCGCGGCCGCGAGCCGATCTCGGCCCGTCTGATCGCCGATCTGTTCAAGACGGCGGGCGCGGACCGGATCCTCACGGTCGACCTGCACACGGACCAGATCCAGGGCTTCTTCGACGGCCCGGTCGACCACCTGTTCGCGCTGCCGATCCTCGCCGACTACGTGGGCGCCAAGGTCGACCGCGAGAAGCTGACGGTCGTCTCCCCGGACGCCGGCCGCGTGCGCGTCGCCGACCGCTGGTGCGACCGCCTCGGCGCCCCGCTCGCCATCGTCCACAAGCGCCGTGACAAGGATGTCGCCAACCAGGTGACGGTGCACGAGGTCGTCGGTGACGTGAAGGGCCGCGTCTGCGTCCTGGTCGACGACATGATCGACACCGGTGGCACGATCTGCGCCGCCGCGGACGCCCTGTTCGCCAACGGCGCCGAGGACGTCATCGTGACGGCCACGCACGGTGTGCTCTCCGGCCCCGCCGCGGACCGCCTGAAGAACTCCAAGGTGAGCGAGTTCGTCTTCACCAACACCCTGCCGACCCCGGGTGAGCTGGAGCTCGACAAGATCACGGTGCTGTCGATCGCCCCGACGATCGCGCGCGCCGTGCGCGAGGTCTTCGAGGACGGCTCGGTCACGAGCCTCTTCGAGGAGCAGTGAGCCTCCGGCAGGTCTGACCTGCCGGCTGCAAAAACGATCGGCCTGTTGTCGCGCGGCCCTGATCGATTTCTGAGCGGCCTCCCCCGCCGGGTACACTCCACGAGTTGCTCGGCGAGGGAGGCCGCACTCATGTGCGGCGGTCCGTTATCGACGCGCTCTTCGTAGCAGGTCCGTATGTGGCCGGGTAACGGTCCACCGATCCACCGCTCACGAGGAGTGCACCATGGCCGAGATCAAGATCCCCGCCCAGGTCCGTGCCGAGTTCGGCAAGGGCGCCGCCCGTCGCATCCGCCGCGCCAACCAGGTTCCCGCGGTCATCTACGGCCACGGCGGCGAGCCGGTCCACGTCACCCTGCCGGGCCACGACCTGATGATGGCTCTGAAGACCCCGAACGTCCTGCTCTCCCTGGACATCGAGGGCCGCGACGAGCTCGTCATCCCCAAGGCCGTCCAGCGTGACGCCCTCAAGGGCTTCCTCGAGCACGTCGACCTGCTGGTCGTCAAGCGCGGCGAGACCGTCACCGTCGAGGTCCCGGTCCAGACCGAGGGCGACCTGGCCCCGGGCGGCAACCTGCTCGAGCACACCCTGACCGCCCTGCCGGTCGAGGCCGAGGCCACCCACATCCCCGAGGCCATCACCGTCTCCATCGCGGGCCTGGAGGCCGGCGCCTCCGTCCTGGCCAAGGACGTCGTCCTGCCGGCCGGTGTCGCGCTGGCCGTCGACGCCGACGCCGTCGTCCTGCACGTCGTCGCCGGTTCCACCGAGGCTGCGGCCGAGAGCACCGAGGCCTGATCCTCGCCCCTCCCGGCTTTTCTTTCGACCGCCGTCCCGCTCCGCCGGAGTGGGACGGCGGTCGGCTTTGAGCGGTTGGTTATGAAGGAGACATGCAGATGACGGACGACTCCAGCCCCTGGCTGATCGTGGGCCTGGGCAACCCCGGGCCGGAGTACGCGGGCAACCGCCACAACGTGGGGTTCATGGTCGCGGACCTGCTCGCGGAGCGCATGGGCGCGAAGTTCAAGGCGCACAAGGCGCGGGCGCAGGTGGTCGAGGGCCGGCTCGGCGCGCCCGGGCCCTCCAGCCGCCGGGTCGTGGTCGCCAAGCCCATGTCGTTCATGAATCTGTCCGGCGGCCCGACGGCCGCGCTGCGCGACTTCTACAAAGTGCCCGCCGACCGGGTGATCGCCGTCCACGACGAGCTGGACATCGACTACGGGACGCTGCGGCTGAAGCTCGGCGGCGGCGACAACGGCCACAACGGCCTGAAGTCGATCACCAAGGCCCTGGGCCCGGACTACTGCCGGGTGCGGTTCGGCATCGGCCGGCCGCCGGGCCGGATGCAGGTGGCGGACTTCGTGCTCAAGGACTTCTCGTCCACCGAGCGCAAGGAGCTCGACTACCAGGTGGACCGGGCCGCGGACGCCGTGGAGGCGCTGATCGTGGACGGCCTGGAGCGGGCGCAGAACACGTACAACATCTGAGGCCGGGGACGGGCGCGGCCTCGACGCCGCGTCGAGTGACGTTCCATGGCGGCTCGTGAGAATGGCCGCCATGAGGATTCTTTTCGTAGCCGGGGACACGCCGGAGGCGGTTCTCCCGCTCGTCGCCGCGGCGCGGGCCGCCCTCGTGGCCGGGCACGAAGTCGTCCTCGCCGGGGCCACGGACCTGGGCGGGGCGGCGGAGGCGGCCGCCGGGGCCGGGATCGCCACGGCGACCGTGACGGCGCGGACGACGGCCGAGGCGTTCCTGGACACCGGCGGCAACCCCTTCCCGGTCCCCGAGGACCCGCACGAGCGCCAGGTGCTGCGCGGCCGCTGCCTGGGGCGACTCGCCGCGTGGTGCCTCGCGGGCCTGCCCGGCCTCGCGGACCGCCGGCGGCCCGACGCGGTGGCCGGAGTGCCTTCGGCCTTCGCCGGCCCGCTGGTGGCGGCGCACGCGAAGGTGCCCTACGTGCAGTTCACCGCCGGCCCGGACGAGCCACTGGCCGTGGCCCTCGCGGCCGCCGCCGAGCTGACGCCGCAGTTGGAGGGGCTGGGCCTGTACGCCCTGCCGCGCCCGGACCTGAGCGCGGACACGCCGGAGGCGTTCGTCGCGGCCCTCGCCCGGCTGGGCTGACGGACGACGCCCGCACCGGCCCGGTCGAGGCGTCGTCGAGCGCGACTCGACGCCCGCCCCCGACAGTCGGGGCCATGAAGATTCTGTTTGTGGGCGGCAACGGAGCGGGAACGCTCTTCCCCCTCGTCCCGCTCGCGCAGGCGACCCGCAACGCCGGTCATGAGGTCTTCATGACCGGCTGCGAGCCCGTCGTCCCGCTGATCCTGGACGCCGGGCTGCCCGCCTTCGCGGTCACGCCCGGAACCGTGGCCGACTTCCGCATCCCCCCGCTGGGCAACACCGCGCCGGTCTCCGAGACGGGCCTGGATTCCCTGATCTCCATCGGCCGCATGTTCGGCCGCTTCGCCGCAGACTGCCTGGGCAGGCTCCGCGAGCTCGTGGACGGCTGGCGCCCGGACCTGGTGGTGGGCGGGGTGCTGGCGTACGCGGCGCCGCTCGTCGCGCAGTACGCGCGCGTGCCCTACGTCCGCCTCGGCACCGAGATGGGCGAACCCCTGGTCGTCACCCTGGCGGCCACGATCGAGCTCGGCGGCGAGCTGGAGCGGGCTGGCCTGACCGCCCTGCCCGCCCCGGACCTCACGCTCTCCTCCTGCCCGCCGTCCGTGCGCCCCGTACACGCCCCGCCGGCGCTGCCGGTGCGCCACGTCCCGTACACCTCCCAGCGGACCGTCGAGCCGTGGATGCACCGGCGCGACGGCCGGCCGCGCGTCCTGGTGAGCGCGGGCAGCCGGGTGACGCCCGAGCAGGACTTCGACATCCTCCAGGGCCTGGTGCGCGAGGTCGCCCCGCTGGACGTCGACCTGCTGATCGCGGCGCCGGAGGGGGTCGCGGGCAAGCTGCGGCTGCCGGCGGGGGCGCACGCGGGCTGGATCCCGCTCGACGTGGCCGGGCCGTCCTGTGACGTGATGGTGCATCACGCGGGCGGCAGCACGACGCTCACGGGCATGGCCCACGGCGTCCCGCACATCCTGCTGACCCACATCGGCGGCCTGGAGTACCCGGCCCGGCTGGAGGAGCTGGGCGCGGCGAAGCTGATCCGCGCCGAGGACGACGGCGCGGAGACCATCGCGGCCGCGATCGGCGAGGTGCTCGGCGATCCGGCGTACCGGCGGGCCGCGGGACGGCTCCGCGAGGAGGTGCTGGCGATGCCGGCGCCGTCCGAGGTCGTCGGGCGGCTGGAGGAACTGGCCGCGAAGGCCTGACCATCCGTCGTCCGGCAGCTCTTGACCTCAAGCCGAGTTGAGGTTCAAGCATAGGTAAAAACCGCTGCACGACCAGCGAACACCGCCAACGACCAACTACCACAACAGGTGTGAGGCCATGACGAATACCGCGCAGCCGGCCGCCGCGAGTTCCCAGGGCGAGGGGGGCGAGGGGGACGGCCTCACGCACAAAGCCATCATGACCGTACTGGTCGGGCTGATGCTGGGGCTCTTCCTGGGCGCGCTCGACCTCATGATCATCGCCTCGGCGATGCGGACGATCGCCGACGAGCTGCACGGCCAGACGATCCAGGCGTGGGCGACCACGACCTATCTGGTGACGTCGACGATCACGACACCGCTGCTCGGGAAGTTCTCCGACATCTACGGGCGCAAGCGGATCTACGTGATGTCCATCGTCGTCTTCCTGGCGGGTTCGCTGCTGTGCGGCATGGCGCAGTCGATGTACCAGCTGGCGGCCTTCCGGGCGATCCAGGGCATCGGCGCGGGCGGCGTGATGACCATGGCGTTCGCGATGATGGGCGACATGATGACGCCCGAGCGGCGCAGCCGCTACCAGGGCTACTTCTCGATGGTGTTCGGCCTGGCCGGGGTGACGGGCCCGCTGCTGGGCGGCTTCTTCGCCGGCATGGGACACATAGCGGGCATCGCCGGCTGGCGCTGGGTGTTCCTGGTGAACCTGCCGATCGGCGTGCTGGCACTGATCGTCGTCGCGACGAAGTTCAAGATGCCGCGGGTGCGCACCGTCCAGAAGGTGGACTACTGGGGCGCGTTCGCCCTTGCCCTGTGCCTGGTGCCGCTGCTGGTGGTGGCGGAGCAGGGCCGCGAGTGGGGCTGGGGATCGCCGCTGTCGCTCGCGATGTTCGCACTGGGGCTGATCGGGCTGGTGATGTTCGTACGGGTGGAATCGGCGATGGGCGATGCGGCGATCATCCCGATGCGGCTGTTCCGCACCCGGACCTTCTCGGTGATCAATTCGGTGAACATCATCGTGGGCCTGGGCGTCTTCGGTTCGCTGCTCTTCCTGCCGCTGTACCTGCAGATGGTCAAGGGGATGTCGCCGACGGTCGCGTCGCTGATGCTGCTGCCGCAAACGGCAGGCACGATCATCGCGAGCCGCACCCTCGGGCCGGTGATCAACCGCAGCGGGCGGTTCAAGGCGTTCCTGCTGCTGGGCCTGTCCCTGGTGACGGCGTCCCTGTTCATGTTCGGCTTCGTCGGGCCGGACACGGCGGTGTGGGCGCTGGTGGCGATGACGACGGTCATGGGCCTGGGCATCGGCATCTGCTTCCCGGTGACGCTGATCGCGCTGCAGAACGGGGCGCGCAAGGAGGAGATGGGCGTGGCCAGCGCCGCGTACATGTTCTTCCGGGAGATCGGTGGCACGGCGGGTGTGGCGATCTTCCTGTCGATCATGTTCTCGGTGGTGGGCGACAAGATCTCCGACGCCTTCCGCGCCGCGGCCGGGGACGCCGGCTTCCGGGCGGCGCAGAGCGATCCGCAGGTGCTCGCCGACCCCGCCAACACCCAGGTGCTGGAGGCCGCGCAGCACGGCGGCCGGGGTATCGACCTCGACGACTCGTCCTGGCTGGCGAACGCCGACGAGCGGCTGGCCCGCCCGGTCCTGGAAGGCATGGCCGATGCGGTGAACACGGTCTACATCACGGCGGGCTGCGTGATGCTCGTGGCACTCCTCGTGGCCTTCCTCCTGAAGGAGAAGAAGAAGGAGAAGGAGGAGACGCAGGGCGCCGGGGCCGTCGCGAAGGGCGAGGAGCCGGCCGCGGCCGGCTGACGCGAGCGCGGGTCGAGCGCGCCCCTAGGCGGGCCCGTCAGGCTGGGTGGTCGTTGTTGTCACGGAGCTGGGGGGAGACTCATGTACGAGAACGACCGCGCCGCGGAGATGTACGACCTGCTGTACGAGGACAAGAAGGACTACCGGTCGGAGGCCGGCCAGGTGGCCCGGCTGATCCGGGCGCACCGGCCGGACGCCACCGCCCTGCTGGACGTGGCCTGCGGCACGGGCATCCACCTGCAGGCGTTCGCGGAGCTGTTCGCGCACGTGGAGGGCGTGGATCTGGCGGAGCCGATGCTGGCGATGGCGGCGCGGCGCCTGCCGGGCGTTCCGCTGCACGCCGGCGACATGCGTTCGTTCCGCCCGGAGCGCAGCTTCGACGCCGCCGTCTGCATGTTCAGCTCGATCGCGTACATGCGCACGGCCGCGGACCTGGACCGGGCCGTCGCGACACTGGCGGCCGCGGTGGCGCCCGGCGGTGTCGTCCTGGTGGAGCCGTGGTGGTTCCCGGAGTCGTTCCTGGAGGGGCACGTGGCCGGCCATGCGCTCACCCGTGACGGCCGCACCATCACCCGCGTCTCGCACTCCACCCGGCAGGGCGACATGGTGCGCATGGAGCTCCACTACGTCCTGGCGGACGCCGACGGCGTGGAGCACCGCAGCGAGGTCGACCTGCTGACGCTGTTCACCCGCGAGCAGTACGAGGAGGCCTTCTCCCGGGCCGGGGTGAAGGCGGAGTACGTGGAGTCCGAGGGGACGGGGCCGGGCTTCTTCGTGGGCGTGCGCGGCTAGCCGCCGCCCGTCCCGCACACCCGGCCCGTACGGCGGCGGGGCGCCCCTTCCGGCATGAAGGGGCGCCCCGCTCCGCTGTTCTCCCGTCCGCGGTCAGCCGGTGTTGCGGAGACCTGCGGCCACGCCGTTGACGGTGAGCAGGAGCGCACGCGCCAGCAGCGGGTCGGCGGGCTCGCCGCGCTCGGCGGCCTGGCGCTGGCGGTGCAGCAGCGTGACCTGGAGGTAGGAGATCGGGTCCAGGTAGGCGTCGCGGATGTGGAAGGTCTGGCGCAGGACGGGGCTCGCGTCGAGCAGCTCGGCCTCGCCGGTGATGCGCAGGACCTCCTGGACGGTGAGCTCGTGCTCGGCCTTGATGGCGTCGAAGACGTGCTTGAGCTCGTCGGGCACGAGGGTGTCGACGTAGTGCTGCGCGATGCGCAGGTCGGTC is part of the Streptomyces roseifaciens genome and encodes:
- a CDS encoding MDR family MFS transporter produces the protein MTNTAQPAAASSQGEGGEGDGLTHKAIMTVLVGLMLGLFLGALDLMIIASAMRTIADELHGQTIQAWATTTYLVTSTITTPLLGKFSDIYGRKRIYVMSIVVFLAGSLLCGMAQSMYQLAAFRAIQGIGAGGVMTMAFAMMGDMMTPERRSRYQGYFSMVFGLAGVTGPLLGGFFAGMGHIAGIAGWRWVFLVNLPIGVLALIVVATKFKMPRVRTVQKVDYWGAFALALCLVPLLVVAEQGREWGWGSPLSLAMFALGLIGLVMFVRVESAMGDAAIIPMRLFRTRTFSVINSVNIIVGLGVFGSLLFLPLYLQMVKGMSPTVASLMLLPQTAGTIIASRTLGPVINRSGRFKAFLLLGLSLVTASLFMFGFVGPDTAVWALVAMTTVMGLGIGICFPVTLIALQNGARKEEMGVASAAYMFFREIGGTAGVAIFLSIMFSVVGDKISDAFRAAAGDAGFRAAQSDPQVLADPANTQVLEAAQHGGRGIDLDDSSWLANADERLARPVLEGMADAVNTVYITAGCVMLVALLVAFLLKEKKKEKEETQGAGAVAKGEEPAAAG
- a CDS encoding glycosyltransferase, with amino-acid sequence MKILFVGGNGAGTLFPLVPLAQATRNAGHEVFMTGCEPVVPLILDAGLPAFAVTPGTVADFRIPPLGNTAPVSETGLDSLISIGRMFGRFAADCLGRLRELVDGWRPDLVVGGVLAYAAPLVAQYARVPYVRLGTEMGEPLVVTLAATIELGGELERAGLTALPAPDLTLSSCPPSVRPVHAPPALPVRHVPYTSQRTVEPWMHRRDGRPRVLVSAGSRVTPEQDFDILQGLVREVAPLDVDLLIAAPEGVAGKLRLPAGAHAGWIPLDVAGPSCDVMVHHAGGSTTLTGMAHGVPHILLTHIGGLEYPARLEELGAAKLIRAEDDGAETIAAAIGEVLGDPAYRRAAGRLREEVLAMPAPSEVVGRLEELAAKA
- a CDS encoding class I SAM-dependent DNA methyltransferase; this encodes MYENDRAAEMYDLLYEDKKDYRSEAGQVARLIRAHRPDATALLDVACGTGIHLQAFAELFAHVEGVDLAEPMLAMAARRLPGVPLHAGDMRSFRPERSFDAAVCMFSSIAYMRTAADLDRAVATLAAAVAPGGVVLVEPWWFPESFLEGHVAGHALTRDGRTITRVSHSTRQGDMVRMELHYVLADADGVEHRSEVDLLTLFTREQYEEAFSRAGVKAEYVESEGTGPGFFVGVRG
- the pth gene encoding aminoacyl-tRNA hydrolase; protein product: MTDDSSPWLIVGLGNPGPEYAGNRHNVGFMVADLLAERMGAKFKAHKARAQVVEGRLGAPGPSSRRVVVAKPMSFMNLSGGPTAALRDFYKVPADRVIAVHDELDIDYGTLRLKLGGGDNGHNGLKSITKALGPDYCRVRFGIGRPPGRMQVADFVLKDFSSTERKELDYQVDRAADAVEALIVDGLERAQNTYNI